Proteins encoded in a region of the Gulosibacter sediminis genome:
- a CDS encoding MFS transporter, translating to MAATNSGFSAEQRRMLPTILVPAFMSLLSVSIVNVTLPAIGDSLDASTSGLQWVISGYALVFGVLLVASGRAGDVWGRGRLFVLGLAVFGLGALCSGLAPNILVLNLARVIMGIGSGLLNPQVTGIIQQFFQGELRGRAFGAFGGIVGVSVAIGPILGGGLIALFGEEIGWRASFLVNVPIAIGGIFAARAYLPASTWHPLAIDDPSATTHEIPVITQANAAQAQRARSDFDPVGMLLLAAGTLFVMLPFMEAALGWWVWSSLLIGVALVVLWVRWELRYRARGRTPMVDMDLFRTRSFSNGALLIGLYFVGNTSIWLLVAQYMQRGLGHDALTAGMMGLPAALTGAITAPIAGRYVVRIGRVMVLWGLLLVVLGLGLSIAVVLLHGTAGVSEWWLLGTLALTGIGQGLIVSPNQTLSLADVPLRYAGSAGGVLQTGQRIGTAIGIAVITSVAFSVATTSGWDNALAIGFAAIIAVAGLAITVAVMDLRGTRRAAR from the coding sequence ATGGCAGCAACGAATTCGGGATTCAGCGCCGAGCAGCGACGGATGCTGCCGACGATCCTCGTACCCGCATTCATGTCGCTGCTCAGCGTTTCGATCGTCAATGTGACGCTGCCTGCCATCGGCGATTCGCTCGACGCGAGCACCTCAGGGCTGCAGTGGGTGATCTCGGGCTACGCGCTCGTGTTTGGTGTGCTGTTGGTCGCCTCGGGGCGCGCCGGGGATGTGTGGGGTCGCGGGCGCCTGTTCGTGCTCGGCCTCGCGGTATTCGGCCTCGGCGCCCTGTGCTCGGGACTCGCGCCAAACATCCTCGTGCTCAACCTCGCGCGCGTCATCATGGGCATCGGCTCGGGCCTGCTCAACCCACAGGTCACGGGCATCATTCAACAGTTCTTCCAGGGCGAGCTCCGCGGCCGGGCGTTCGGTGCCTTCGGCGGCATCGTCGGTGTCTCGGTCGCAATCGGCCCGATTCTCGGCGGCGGGCTCATCGCACTGTTCGGCGAGGAGATCGGCTGGCGGGCCTCATTCCTCGTCAACGTGCCCATCGCGATCGGCGGCATCTTCGCCGCCCGGGCCTATCTGCCCGCCTCGACGTGGCACCCGCTCGCCATCGACGACCCGAGCGCGACAACGCACGAGATCCCTGTCATTACCCAAGCGAATGCCGCGCAGGCGCAGCGGGCGCGCTCGGACTTCGACCCCGTCGGCATGCTGCTACTGGCCGCGGGCACGCTCTTCGTCATGCTGCCCTTCATGGAAGCGGCGCTCGGTTGGTGGGTTTGGAGTTCGCTGCTCATCGGCGTCGCGCTGGTTGTGCTCTGGGTGCGCTGGGAGCTGCGCTACCGCGCCCGCGGCCGCACGCCGATGGTCGACATGGACTTGTTTCGCACGCGATCGTTCTCGAACGGCGCGCTGCTCATCGGCCTCTACTTTGTCGGCAACACGAGCATTTGGCTGCTCGTCGCCCAGTACATGCAGCGCGGCCTCGGGCACGACGCCCTGACGGCGGGCATGATGGGCCTGCCCGCCGCACTCACCGGCGCGATCACCGCGCCGATCGCCGGTCGCTATGTCGTGCGCATCGGCCGAGTCATGGTGCTGTGGGGTCTGCTGCTCGTCGTGCTCGGCCTCGGCCTGAGCATCGCCGTGGTACTGCTGCACGGCACCGCCGGGGTCAGCGAATGGTGGCTGCTCGGCACCCTGGCCCTCACGGGCATTGGCCAGGGCCTCATCGTCTCGCCGAACCAGACCCTGTCACTCGCCGATGTGCCGCTGCGCTATGCGGGCAGCGCAGGTGGCGTGCTCCAGACGGGGCAGCGCATCGGCACGGCCATCGGCATCGCCGTAATCACGAGCGTTGCGTTCAGTGTTGCCACGACGAGCGGCTGGGATAACGCGCTCGCGATCGGCTTTGCCGCCATTATTGCGGTCGCCGGGCTTGCGATCACGGTCGCGGTCATGGATTTGCGAGGCACCCGCCGCGCCGCGAGGTGA